The Podospora bellae-mahoneyi strain CBS 112042 chromosome 7, whole genome shotgun sequence genome includes a window with the following:
- a CDS encoding hypothetical protein (EggNog:ENOG503PAPU), whose product MAAFGSFSGYEDIIDNVPDVGQFDPVPSHGSTPTPGNLPTVTRAGVDFLGLGKLFEKLFGGTTPVNPDDPTPPARHPVQVRDIFKMSQVNTGFNFSTHPCIKMTVAYLQKTLDFRWKNGNMRTLVFPDYKPDLAPSELTADGLDKDKFAAGAAALLIKAFYNNVRDRQGTIDIDKANTAVSEFNNHINNQATALMIQFYRTFFGITEPSEDLASRYRKLLVSAAYRNLKQGQAGQGTWRDADLEMFCHFAKLAACGASDNTIRDVYNELITTAPQLSGSTFGSIHPDTWRQYRGWLSSGFLDWGDLGATHLDDYDLLVIPGMGRFPISRTISYYLVDEFAKNKGYYKPPQSSSCFSSNVEVVMAGPVGEKLKKICNVEPGDVVLSPDATDSGGPPGTRRVAFVSAPRRGMRPLYSLHDYPGLQFTATHPILLPSASTGEMSLQFVDKDRASSLNPTWQSLSKENIIPDLLQVHQADSEDEVVYDLVFEPTATSESQPNSNNLPLATYVVEADNGRRLTVASEAPALEWFGPELMFISSAIRQILEGSSDIDAVVELLGTNRVYTRLVLGEAAEKITLSDNIRGGHCDVSTAGAWLLEACAKSQAVQDLVERMIQYLGRTLSHEVRTGWARCLPVGKEFSASINSGEESQEALFINVVRLLDNDKACLSRPPVIGPRHQLKIWRNDVLVFDDLVSGEVQGQSTLQLYYPVHIGEEGYLSGDCQTITIQLEDGTSGSVWRGGGPVRKGLHTIIGLGSLSSGTCGSAQHAVAEVELRSGVNIIAAPARGKGQAGGGGPKLMNLASLSHKTAWEESTMGAYAGSLGARFGDAIAELTRFHCGENGKTG is encoded by the coding sequence ATGGCGGCTTTCGGCTCCTTCAGCGGCTATGAAGACATCATTGACAACGTGCCAGACGTCGGCCAGTTTGATCCTGTTCCATCTCATggctcaacaccaactccCGGGAACTTACCCACCGTGACCAGGGCGGGCGTCGATTTCCTCGGCCTTGGGAAGCTTTTCGAGAAGCTTTTTGGAGGCACGACGCCAGTGAATCCAGATGATCCAACACCGCCGGCACGTCATCCCGTGCAGGTCAGGGACATCTTCAAAATGTCCCAGGTCAACACTGGCTTCAACTTCTCAACACATCCGTGCATCAAAATGACGGTGGCGTACCTTCAGAAGACGCTCGACTTCCGCTGGAAAAACGGGAACATGCGGACCCTCGTCTTCCCAGACTACAAACCCGACCTCGCTCCATCCGAGCTCACAGCAGACGGGTTGGACAAGGACAAGTtcgccgccggcgccgcgGCCTTGCTCATCAAGGCCTTTTACAACAACGTCCGGGATAGGCAGGGAACCATCGACATTGACAAGGCCAACACGGCCGTCTCGGAATTCAACAACCATATCAACAACCAGGCAACAGCTCTCATGATCCAGTTCTACCGCACCTTCTTCGGCATCACTGAGCCCTCGGAAGACCTCGCGTCCCGGTACCGAAAGCTGCTCGTCTCAGCCGCCTACCGCAACCTGAAGCAAGGACAGGCGGGACAAGGCACCTGGCGCGATGCCGATCTCGAGATGTTCTGCCACTTTGCCAAGTTGGCTGCGTGTGGCGCCTCGGATAATACCATCCGCGATGTATACAATGAACTGATCACGACAGCCCCTCAGCTTAGCGGCAGCACGTTTGGTAGCATCCACCCCGATACCTGGCGGCAGTACCGCGGCTGGCTCAGCTCAGGCTTTCTTGATTGGGGTGACCTAGGCGCCACGCATCTTGATGATTATGACCTCCTGGTTATTCCCGGTATGGGACGTTTCCCGATTTCACGGACGATCAGCTACTATCTTGTGGACGAGTTCGCAAAGAACAAGGGGTATTACAAGCCGCCGCAGTCATCCTCTTGCTTCTCTAGTAATGTGGAGGTCGTCATGGCCGGGCCTGTCggggagaagctgaagaagatatGCAATGTCGAGCCTGGCGATGTGGTCCTATCTCCAGATGCTACAGACAGCGGAGGCCCTCCAGGAACCAGACGTGTGGCGTTTGTCAGCGCCCCCCGACGCGGTATGAGACCGCTCTACTCACTCCACGACTACCCGGGCTTACAGTTCACGGCCACGCACCCCATCCTTTTGCCCTCGGCCTCAACAGGCGAGATGTCTCTCCAGTTTGTGGACAAAGACCGTGCTAGCTCGCTGAATCCCACTTGGCAATCACTCTCCAAGGAAAACATCATTCCGGACTTGCTCCAGGTCCATCAGGCAGACAGTGAAGATGAGGTCGTTTACGATCTGGTTTTTGAGCCAACCGCCACAAGCGAGAGCcagcccaacagcaacaacctaCCACTAGCCACCTACGTAGTAGAAGCTGACAACGGACGGCGACTGACCGTGGCATCGGAAGCACCCGCGCTGGAGTGGTTCGGGCCCGAGCTCATGTTCATCAGTTCTGCGATACGGCAAATCTTGGAGGGTAGCAGTGATATCGACGCTGTCGTCGAACTGCTGGGTACCAACCGAGTGTACACACGGCTTGTGCTCGGTGAGGCCGCTGAGAAGATCACGCTCTCTGACAATATCCGTGGCGGTCACTGCGACGTGTCCACGGCGGGAGCATGGCTCTTGGAAGCCTGCGCCAAGTCACAAGCTGTGCAGGATCTAGTGGAAAGGATGATACAATACCTCGGCCGTACTCTCAGCCACGAGGTCAGGACTGGGTGGGCTCGCTGTCTTCCTGTTGGCAAGGAATTTAGCGCTAGCATCAACAGTGGCGAGGAAAGCCAAGAGGCCTTGTTCATCAATGTTGTCCGCTTGCTAGACAACGATAAAGCATGCCTCAGCCGCCCGCCTGTCATTGGGCCTCGTCACCAGCTCAAAATCTGGAGAAATGACgtgttggtgtttgatgacCTCGTCAGCGGTGAAGTCCAAGGTCAGAGCACTTTACAGCTGTACTACCCTGTCCATAtaggagaagaagggtatcTGAGTGGTGACTGtcaaaccatcaccatccagcTCGAGGACGGAACGTCAGGCAGCGTTTGGCGGGGCGGTGGTCCGGTCCGGAAGGGGCTTCACACTATCATTGGACTTGGCAGTCTTTCTAGTGGCACATGTGGGAGTGCCCAGCATGCCGTGGCAGAGGTGGAGTTGCGCAGCGGTGTCAATATTATCGCTGCTCCAGCTCGGGGCAAGGGCCAagctggaggcggcggtcCAAAGTTGATGAACTTGGCTTCTTTGTCGCACAAGACTGCCTGGGAGGAGAGCACCATGGGCGCGTACGCTGGCAGTTTGGGTGCTAGGTTTGGAGATGCCATTGCTGAGCTTACGAGGTTCCACTGTGGTGAAAATGGGAAAACAGGTTAG